The following proteins are encoded in a genomic region of Rattus rattus isolate New Zealand chromosome 2, Rrattus_CSIRO_v1, whole genome shotgun sequence:
- the LOC116894556 gene encoding olfactory receptor 49-like, whose amino-acid sequence MEAPAPIPTANRTPVLEFLLLGVTEKRGLQLLLFGVLLVTYTLTLLGNLFIIALTLADRRLHTPMYFFLRHFSLLEVGFTSTVSPQMLAHLLAARGAISRHRCFAQMILYFTLGTVETLLLAVMSTDRFLAICWPLRYPALMTPRVCSALVLACWVASLLALPGLFAWMLSLPFCGPRVLNHFFCDSSPLLELVCADTRLLQLVAFLVAVCTLLTATLITTLSYGCIISTILRLPTPGGRSKAFSTCSSHILVVSMSYGSCIIMYLNPTQTGRLDLNKGIAFFNTTVSPLLNPFIYCLRNQLVHRVCRDLLLRGRELSSKIFRA is encoded by the coding sequence ATGGAGGCCCCTGCGCCCATCCCCACAGCCAACCGCACCCCCGTGCTAGAATTCCTGCTTCTGGGGGTCACAGAAAAGCGAGGgctccagctcctcctcttcGGGGTCCTCCTGGTCACCTACACGCTGACCTTGCTGGGGAATCTCTTCATCATCGCTCTCACCTTGGCGGACCGCCGCCTGCACACCCCGATGTACTTCTTCCTGCGCCACTTCtccctgctggaggtgggtttcACCTCCACCGTGTCCCCACAAATGCTAGCACACCTGCTGGCGGCGCGCGGGGCCATCTCCCGCCACCGCTGCTTCGCGCAGATGATACTCTACTTCACCCTGGGCACAGTGGAGACCCTGCTGCTGGCAGTAATGTCCACTGACCGCTTTCTGGCCATCTGCTGGCCACTGCGCTACCCAGCACTCATGACTCCCCGCGTGTGCTCTGCCCTGGTGCTGGCCTGCTGGGTAGCCAGCCTCCTGGCCCTGCCTGGGCTGTTTGCCTGGATgttgtctctccctttctgtggCCCACGTGTCCTCAACCACTTCTTCTGCGACAGCTCCCCTTTGCTGGAGCTGGTGTGCGCAGACACCAGGCTCCTGCAGCTGGTGGCCTTCCTGGTGGCTGTCTGCACCCTGCTCACTGCCACATTGATCACAACCTTATCCTATGGCTGCATCATCAGCACCATCCTGCGCCTGCCTACACCTGGGGGTCGCAGCAAGGCCTTCTCCACCTGTTCTTCCCACATCTTGGTGGTGTCGATGAGCTATGGAAGCTGCATTATCATGTACCTGAACCCCACGCAGACAGGGAGGCTGGACCTCAACAAAGGAATAGCTTTCTTCAACACCACGGTGTCTCCCCTGCTGAACCCCTTCATCTACTGCCTCAGGAACCAACTGGTTCATAGAGTGTGCAGGGATTTGCTGCTCAGGGGAAGGGAGCTTTCTTCCAAGATATTCAGAGCATAA